The DNA sequence CCGCGGGATTGCTCATCCGTGTCCTCGACGGTCCCTACGTGGTGCTCGGCGGAACGCTGGTCGCCACCGCCGGGATCGCGCTGACCAACGTCTTGATCCCCGTGGTGATCAAGGGCTCGTTCCCAGCCCGCGTCGGGCTCATGACCGGCGTCTACACCGCGGCCCTGCAGGGCGGCGGTGCGCTGGGCTCGGCGGTGACGCCGGGTCTGGAAGGCGCATTCGACGGCTGGCGACCGGCCCTCGCGTCGTGGGCGTTGGTCGCGCTGGTGGCGCTTGTCGTGTGGCTGGTCGCCTCGCGCGGCATCCCGGGCGCCACCCCCTCGGCGGTCCATGTGAAGGGCCGGTCGCTGCTGCGCAGCCGCCTCGCGTGGACGGTGACGCTGTTCTTCGGATCCCAGTCGCTGTTGGCCTACGTGATGATGGGCTGGCTGCCCGAGGTGTACATCGACAACGGGGTGAGCAAGTCGACCGCGGGCCTGCTCGCCGGTCTGATGTCGCTGATCGCCGTGCCGATCAGCATCTTCGTCTCCCCGATGGCGGCCCGGTCGTCGAGCCAGAGCCCATGGATCGTCGGGCTCGGGGTCATCGGCATGGCCGGGGTGATCGGTCTGCTCATCGACCCGGCGGCGGCGCCGCTGCTGTGGAGCATCCTCGTCGGCCTGGGAATGAGCGTCTTCTCCCTCGCCCTCACCGTCATCGCCCTGCGCGCCCGCACCACCGAGGACACCGCCCAGTTGTCCGGGATGGCGCAGGGCTTCGGCTACCTGCTCGCCGGTCTCGGCCCGCTGTCGTTCGGGCTCCTGCACGACCTGACGGACGGCTGGACGGTGCCGTGGACCATGGTGCTGATCGTCTATCTCGTGCAGATGGTCATGGGCGCGTTGGCCGGCCGCAACCGGTACGTCTGACCCCTCGCGTGACGATCACTCGGGCCACGCCGAGTTCTTGATCACGTCGACGAAGTCGATCCGCCGGAAGCCGGGCACGAAGTGTTCGAGCACATCGGCGTTCACCGTGCCGAACGTCGTCTCCGGGCGGTCCCGGAAACCCTCGGTGAACGCCTGCAGGATGCGGCGTTTGAAGTCCGGCCGCGGATGCGCCTCGGTCACCGCGGACAGCGCGGCGGGATCGATGGCGTCGAGCCGCATGCCGAGCACGTCGGTCTCCACGCCGGCGGTGGTCGCCGCGATCACCGGATCCATCTTGTACGGCACCTCCGGCGTGGTGTGCAGTGCGATCGCCGTCCACACGACGTCGGCGGGTTCACCGGTGACGTCGCGCGACGCCAGGAACGCCCGCGCCGCGTCGGCGCTGTCCATCTCGAAGCGCTGGCTCGTACCCCG is a window from the Mycolicibacterium litorale genome containing:
- a CDS encoding CynX/NimT family MFS transporter, which produces MKGTTRVNSTPGQATGTAEHSAGVRAAGGVLLTVAVILTALNLRPAITSVGPLLGEMRDSMGATATWAGVLTTLPGLCFAAAGMAAPWLSRRIGLSRAISVALTVLAAGLLIRVLDGPYVVLGGTLVATAGIALTNVLIPVVIKGSFPARVGLMTGVYTAALQGGGALGSAVTPGLEGAFDGWRPALASWALVALVALVVWLVASRGIPGATPSAVHVKGRSLLRSRLAWTVTLFFGSQSLLAYVMMGWLPEVYIDNGVSKSTAGLLAGLMSLIAVPISIFVSPMAARSSSQSPWIVGLGVIGMAGVIGLLIDPAAAPLLWSILVGLGMSVFSLALTVIALRARTTEDTAQLSGMAQGFGYLLAGLGPLSFGLLHDLTDGWTVPWTMVLIVYLVQMVMGALAGRNRYV
- a CDS encoding HD domain-containing protein; this encodes MAETIAGVTIPDSRLAREATELVRDTTNELIFHHSRRVYLFGTLQARALGLRPDNELLYVAALFHDTGLVPPYRGTSQRFEMDSADAARAFLASRDVTGEPADVVWTAIALHTTPEVPYKMDPVIAATTAGVETDVLGMRLDAIDPAALSAVTEAHPRPDFKRRILQAFTEGFRDRPETTFGTVNADVLEHFVPGFRRIDFVDVIKNSAWPE